The Anabas testudineus chromosome 14, fAnaTes1.2, whole genome shotgun sequence genome includes a region encoding these proteins:
- the bhlha9 gene encoding class A basic helix-loop-helix protein 9 produces MSCSSVASSEFSEEELELGMLGQIEDEGSPKVSFQDSESSTSSPSDPEESQTKKRNRPVRSKARRMAANVRERKRILDYNQAFNALRVALNHDLSGKRLSKIATLQRAINRISALSVFLSSHPPNKPCSHRECNRASAGPAALAASRLEPTRVTVPHLEHHSYIPWHTSISHQMQPQQGTHMHKLSTEPHVFMDNTVSSCPPSPHYPCYPTDGQLYVTHGHCSTAHDHPPSPLRYPQVGEGLGYQPGMWASCTQGYMDTCVESPQALGLPWQVSYLQEPENSVNLCSDIM; encoded by the coding sequence atgagctgcagcagtgttGCAAGTTCAGAATTCTCTGAGGAAGAGCTGGAACTTGGCATGCTGGGCCAAATTGAGGATGAGGGAAGTCCAAAGGTATCTTTCCAAGACAGTGAGAGCTCAACCAGCAGCCCAAGTGATCCAGAGGAAAGCCAGACCAAGAAGAGAAATCGCCCTGTCCGCTCAAAAGCTCGACGCATGGCTGCCAATGTCCGTGAGCGAAAACGCATCCTGGACTACAACCAGGCCTTTAATGCCCTGCGTGTCGCTCTGAACCATGACCTCAGTGGCAAACGACTTTCTAAGATTGCAACGCTGCAGAGGGCTATCAACCGCATATCTGCTCTCTCAGTATTCCTGAGCTCCCATCCTCCCAACAAGCCCTGCAGCCACCGAGAGTGCAACAGGGCTTCTGCAGGACCAGCGGCACTGGCAGCTTCTAGACTCGAGCCGACCAGGGTAACAGTTCCTCATCTGGAGCATCATAGTTACATCCCTTGGCACACATCCATCTCTCACCAGATGCAACCGCAACAAGGAactcacatgcacaaactgtCCACGGAGCCTCACGTCTTTATGGATAACACTGTGTCATCATGTCCACCATCACCACACTACCCTTGTTATCCCACTGATGGACAGCTTTATGTAACACATGGACACTGCAGCACCGCCCATGACCATCCGCCCAGTCCTCTGAGATACCCACAGGTGGGTGAGGGCTTGGGGTATCAGCCAGGAATGTGGGCATCCTGCACTCAGGGATACATGGACACTTGTGTTGAGTCACCTCAAGCTCTGGGGCTTCCATGGCAGGTGAGCTACCTGCAAGAGCCAGAGAACAGCGTCAACCTGTGCTCTGATATAATGTGA